A portion of the Cryptomeria japonica chromosome 5, Sugi_1.0, whole genome shotgun sequence genome contains these proteins:
- the LOC131064390 gene encoding uncharacterized protein LOC131064390 codes for MNHSNLSRLQFPSVDYEELENFTGIRDNCTKDGIPCQHIFHNEGSNPSNKTLQDQLNFTNCLLRFLQARTTNIQTSHTLIYPYLERLIANTSKIPALDSRISALEVKLQPLTEIETKLNKIPRISALEGKLQHLPQIERKLDKVLGRVEFLISKPEPSIAIPAKPNDDGVPIEPKPDRYVYSPSPVRRINWTNQD; via the coding sequence ATGAATCACAGTAACTTATCTAGGCTCCAATTCCCATCCGTAGATTACGAAGAACTAGAAAACTTTACAGGAATTCGAGATAATTGTACTAAAGATGGGATTCCGTGCCAGCATATTTTCCATAACGAGGGTAGTAACCCCAGTAATAAGACTCTTCAAGATCAGCTTAACTTCACCAATTGTCTACTCAGATTCCTTCAAGCCCGTACCACAAACATCCAAACTAGTCATACCCTGATATATCCATATCTGGAAAGGCTTATAGCAAACACCAGTAAAATTCCAGCTCTTGACTCAAGAATCTCTGCTTTAGAAGTTAAGCTTCAACCCCTTACTGAAATTGAGACAAAGCTTAATAAAATTCCAAGAATCTCTGCTTTAGAAGGTAAGCTTCAACACCTTCCTCAGATTGAGAGAAAGCTCGATAAAGTTCTTGGGAGAGTTGAATTCCTCATCAGTAAGCCAGAACCCTCCATTGCAATACCAGCAAAGCCAAACGACGATGGCGTGCCCATTGAACCCAAACCAGACAGGTATGTATACTCACCCAGTCCAGTTCGAAGAATCAATTGGACTAATCAAGACTGA